The following coding sequences lie in one candidate division KSB1 bacterium genomic window:
- a CDS encoding MFS transporter yields MQNRSPLLTGLSRNVIVLGLVSLFQDTSSEMLYPVVPMFLAGVLGAPMTVIGLIEGFAEFTAAILKAVFGSASDRVQRRSVFISLGYGLSAASRPLLFFANTWGLVLFSRLLDRLGKGVRTSPRDALLADSAPAEHRGKVFGLHRAMDTVGAVIGPLLAIWVLAISNNDYRCVFLIAIIPTALAFGLTFLVKEIETAKLKSDRAFYLPLATLPLAYWKFLAINTLFFIGNSSDVFLILRAQEIGLSAPLAILAYVVYNLAYALLATPAGMISDHLGRRRVMQIGFLAFAGVYLGFAFIKSTSLIWPLFALYGFYAAMTEGVSKAMVADLVAPAHRGSAIGVFYMSTGVAALVASSLAGWLWKEFGAAVALGFSAGTAVLAALAMGRWKNAKSWR; encoded by the coding sequence ATGCAAAACCGTTCACCTCTCCTCACCGGCCTCTCCCGCAACGTCATCGTGCTCGGCCTTGTCAGCTTGTTTCAAGACACTTCGAGCGAGATGCTTTATCCGGTGGTGCCGATGTTTCTCGCCGGTGTGCTCGGCGCGCCGATGACGGTGATCGGCCTCATCGAAGGTTTCGCGGAGTTCACCGCCGCGATTCTCAAAGCCGTGTTCGGAAGCGCATCGGATCGCGTTCAGCGCCGCAGCGTTTTCATCAGCCTCGGCTACGGTTTGTCGGCGGCAAGCCGCCCGCTCTTGTTTTTCGCCAACACCTGGGGGCTCGTTCTCTTCTCGCGCTTGCTGGATCGCCTCGGCAAAGGCGTGCGCACCAGTCCTCGCGACGCGCTGCTCGCTGACTCCGCGCCGGCAGAACATCGCGGCAAAGTGTTCGGCCTTCATCGCGCCATGGATACAGTCGGCGCAGTGATCGGGCCGTTGCTGGCCATCTGGGTGCTCGCGATCAGCAACAATGATTATCGTTGCGTTTTTCTCATCGCGATCATTCCCACTGCCCTCGCCTTCGGTTTGACTTTTTTGGTGAAAGAAATTGAAACCGCCAAACTGAAAAGTGACCGGGCTTTTTACTTGCCACTTGCAACCTTGCCGCTTGCTTATTGGAAATTCCTCGCCATCAACACGCTCTTTTTCATCGGCAACAGCAGCGATGTTTTTCTCATTCTGCGCGCGCAAGAGATCGGCCTCTCGGCGCCGTTGGCCATTCTCGCCTATGTGGTTTACAATCTTGCTTACGCGTTGCTGGCGACGCCGGCCGGCATGATTTCGGATCACCTTGGCCGCCGCCGCGTGATGCAAATCGGCTTTCTCGCGTTCGCGGGTGTTTATCTCGGTTTCGCATTCATAAAATCAACCTCGTTGATCTGGCCGCTTTTCGCGCTGTACGGCTTTTACGCCGCCATGACCGAAGGCGTCAGCAAAGCGATGGTTGCTGACCTTGTCGCGCCGGCGCATCGCGGCAGCGCCATCGGCGTTTTTTACATGAGCACCGGCGTCGCGGCGCTCGTTGCCAGCAGCCTGGCGGGATGGCTGTGGAAAGAATTTGGCGCTGCGGTGGCATTGGGTTTTTCGGCGGGAACGGCGGTACTTGCTGCGCTTGCGATGGGTCGTTGGAAAAATGCAAAATCTTGGCGTTGA
- a CDS encoding bifunctional nuclease family protein has translation MLIAVRVDRVTLDTTANRFVVILRDDSHHRWLPIVVGSSEAQAIALQMENIVPPRPLTHDLVKNLLDSVEVRISRVVVSDLRENTYYAMIGLKMNGSHVEVDARPSDAIAIALRAQAPIFVDDEVMKKASVSDKDSERAEESAPMDRLERLNFELQKAVSDERFEDAARLRDEINTYKKERRSEN, from the coding sequence ATGTTAATCGCCGTGCGAGTTGATCGCGTCACTTTGGATACGACAGCCAATCGCTTCGTGGTTATTCTCAGAGATGATTCCCATCATCGCTGGCTTCCAATCGTGGTGGGGTCCTCCGAGGCGCAGGCCATTGCGCTGCAAATGGAAAACATCGTGCCGCCGCGGCCGTTGACGCACGATCTCGTCAAGAATCTGCTGGATTCGGTCGAAGTCCGCATTTCACGCGTGGTGGTCAGCGATCTGCGGGAAAACACTTATTACGCCATGATCGGCCTGAAGATGAACGGCAGCCACGTTGAAGTCGATGCGCGGCCCAGCGACGCGATTGCCATCGCGCTGCGGGCGCAGGCGCCGATTTTTGTCGACGACGAAGTCATGAAAAAAGCCTCGGTCAGCGACAAGGATTCCGAGCGCGCGGAAGAGAGCGCGCCCATGGATCGCCTCGAGCGCTTGAATTTCGAGCTGCAAAAAGCCGTGAGCGACGAGCGCTTCGAGGACGCGGCGCGCCTGCGTGACGAGATCAATACCTACAAAAAAGAACGGCGCAGCGAGAACTGA
- a CDS encoding lysophospholipid acyltransferase family protein yields the protein MPVQQLKDDSTVGAAPPPFKKRLVFWLATRLGWLLILALGHLTRIRFAGREHFEWLRENNKPFIFCIWHGKILIPIFVHRNQNVHAMVSRHVDGEMIAQTLHRLGIPTIRGSSTRGAQRATVEMIRALKRGTVCAIMPDGPKGPRHVFKPGAIKIAQKSGAYLLPFTFACSKPFRFMKSWDHFTLPLPFSQSIAIYGEPIAVPADLQEEAFEDFRLMVEGKMLEMEKYAEMCFSKK from the coding sequence ATGCCGGTTCAACAGCTAAAAGACGACTCAACGGTCGGCGCGGCCCCGCCGCCTTTTAAAAAGCGCCTGGTGTTCTGGCTGGCGACGCGGCTGGGATGGCTGCTCATTCTGGCTTTGGGCCATCTCACCCGCATTCGCTTTGCCGGGCGTGAGCATTTCGAGTGGCTGCGCGAGAACAACAAGCCGTTCATTTTTTGCATCTGGCACGGCAAAATTCTCATTCCGATTTTCGTGCATCGAAACCAAAATGTTCACGCCATGGTCAGCCGGCACGTTGACGGCGAAATGATCGCGCAAACTTTGCATCGTCTCGGCATTCCCACCATTCGCGGCTCCAGCACGCGCGGCGCGCAGCGGGCGACGGTCGAGATGATTCGGGCGTTGAAGCGAGGAACGGTTTGCGCCATCATGCCGGACGGTCCCAAAGGCCCGCGCCACGTCTTCAAGCCCGGTGCGATTAAGATCGCGCAAAAAAGCGGCGCCTATCTTCTCCCCTTCACGTTTGCCTGCTCGAAACCATTTCGTTTCATGAAAAGTTGGGATCATTTCACCCTGCCGCTGCCGTTTTCCCAAAGCATTGCCATTTACGGCGAGCCGATTGCCGTTCCCGCCGATCTTCAAGAAGAGGCTTTTGAGGATTTTCGCTTGATGGTGGAAGGCAAAATGCTGGAGATGGAAAAATACGCGGAAATGTGCTTTTCGAAAAAGTAA